A region from the Triticum urartu cultivar G1812 chromosome 1, Tu2.1, whole genome shotgun sequence genome encodes:
- the LOC125512843 gene encoding UDP-N-acetylmuramoyl-L-alanyl-D-glutamate--2,6-diaminopimelate ligase MurE homolog, chloroplastic, whose amino-acid sequence MATAPHLAFHLPFPFPFPSTSRPPPRALAPPPPRRAPLRLAAGRRFRPPTADDEPPEAAEDSSHGLNRYDQLARHVERARKRQQADQPEVTADHPLFSSPPPAPAGGSYDPDDEFFDEIDRAIAEKREEFTRRGLIKPTPPPPPEVDVPADELSPEEAIDLDEIRRLQGLSVASVADEEDDEAEEEYGDEGLPLDEDGEAFDVADELGLEGDRIRQPAFRMTLAELLDESKLVPVAVTGDQDVALSGVQSDATLVAAGDLFVCVGESGLAGLTEADKRGAVAVVADQDVDIEGTLACRALVIVDDITAALRVLPACLYRRPSKDMAVIGITGTDGVTTTSHLVKAMYEAMGVRTGMVGVLGAYAFGSNKLDAQPAASGDSMAVQKLMATMLHNGAEAVVLETTTDEMLPSGVDSEIDYDIAVLTNVRHANLEASMTYEGYMSSMASLFSRMVDPERHRKVVNIDDPSAPFFAAQGGHGVPVVTYSFENKKADVHTLKYQLSLFETEVLVQTPHGILEISSGLLGRDNIYNILATVAVGVAVGAPLEDIVKGIEEVDAIPGRCELIDEEQAFGVIIDHARTPEALSRLLDSVKELGPRRIVTVVGCCGEKERGKRPMMTKIAAEKSDVVMLTSDNPASEDPLDILDDMLSGVGWTMEEYLKHGANDYYPPLPNGHRLFLHDIRRVAVRAAVAMGEQGDVVVVTGKGNDTYQMEGDKKEFFDDREECREALQYVDQLHRSGIDTSEFPWRLPESH is encoded by the exons ATGGCCACGGCGCCGCACCTCGCCTTCCACCTCCCCTTCCCCTTCCCCTTCCCCTCCACCTCCCGCCCGCCGCCCCGAGCCCTAGCACCCCCGCCCCCGCGCCGGGCCCCTCTCCGCCTCGCCGCGGGGCGCCGCTTCCGGCCGCCCACCGCGGACGACGAGCCCCCCGAGGCCGCCGAGGACTCGTCCCACGGCCTCAACCGGTACGACCAGCTCGCGCGCCACGTGGAGCGAGCGCGGAAACGGCAGCAGGCTGACCAGCCAGAGGTCACTGCCGACCACCCGCTCTTCTCGTCCCCTCCCCCGGCCCCCGCCGGCGGGAGCTATGACCCCGACGACGAGTTCTTCGACGAGATCGACCGCGCTATTGCCGAGAAGAGGGAGGAGTTCACGCGGCGCGGGCTCATTAAGCCCaccccgcctccgccgcccgaGGTGGACGTCCCCGCCGACGAGCTGTCCCCCGAGGAGGCCATCGACCTCGACGAGATTCGGAGGCTGCAGGGCCTCAGTGTGGCGTCCGTGGCTGACGAGGAGGACGATGAAGCCGAGGAGGAGTACGGCGACGAGGGGTTGCCGCTCGACGAAGACGGCGAAGCCTTTGATGTGGCGGACGAGCTCGGTCTAGAGGGGGACAGGATACGGCAGCCCGCCTTCCGCATGACGCTGGCCGAGCTCCTCGACGAGAGCAAGCTGGTCCCGGTAGCGGTGACGGGCGACCAGGACGTCGCGCTCTCGGGGGTGCAGAGCGACGCCACCCTCGTGGCGGCCGGGGACCTCTTCGTGTGCGTGGGAGAGAGCGGGCTTGCTGGCCTTACCGAGGCTGACAAGCGCGGTGCCGTTGCCGTCGTGGCCGACCAGGACGTGGACATCGAGGGCACCCTGGCCTGTCGCGCTCTGGTCATCGTCGATGACATCACGGCCGCTCTCCGCGTGCTCCCTGCCTGCCTCTACCGACGGCCCTCCAAGGACATGGCCGTTATTGGCATCACGGGCACAGACGGGGTCACCACCACGTCCCACCTCGTCAAAGCAATGTACGAGGCCATGGGTGTCAGGACCGGCATGGTAGGCGTTCTTGGAGCCTATGCCTTCGGCAGCAACAAGCTGGATGCGCAACCTGCTGCATCAGGTGATTCGATGGCCGTGCAGAAGCTGATGGCAACGATGTTGCACAATGGCGCTGAAGCCGTTGTGTTGGAGACGACCACTGATGAGATGCTACCATCAGGTGTGGACAGTGAGATAGATTACGATATCGCCGTGCTGACCAATGTTAGGCATGCCAATTTAGAGGCTAGCATGACATACGAGGGGTACATGAGCAGCATGGCCTCCCTTTTCTCCAGAATGGTGGATCCTGAGCGCCACCGTAAGGTGGTAAACATCGATGATCCGAGCGCACCATTCTTCGCCGCCCAAGGGGGGCATGGTGTCCCGGTGGTGACATATTCATTTGAGAACAAGAAGGCTGATGTGCACACTCTCAAGTACCAGCTTTCCCTGTTTGAGACGGAGGTTCTCGTACAGACACCGCACGGAATCCTTGAAATCTCCTCTGGACTGCTTGGAAGAGACAACATCTACAATATCCTTGCAACTGTGGCAGTTGGTGTTGCAGTGGGTGCGCCATTGGAGGACATAGTGAAAGGTATTGAAGAGGTGGATGCAATCCCAGGTCGGTGTGAGCTAATTGATGAGGAGCAAGCCTTTGGGGTGATCATTGATCATGCGAGGACACCGGAAGCTCTGTCAAGGCTTCTTGACAGTGTAAAGGAACTAGGCCCACGGCGTATTGTCACTG TTGTTGGATGTTGCGGTGAGAAAGAAAGAGGGAAGAGGCCGATGATGACAAAGATTGCTGCTGAGAAAAGTGATGTTGTTATGTTGACATCCGACAATCCAGCAAGTGAAGATCCAT TGGATATCCTGGACGATATGTTGTCTGGTGTAGGATGGACCATGGAAGAATACTTGAAGCATGGTGCAAATGATTATTATCCGCCCCTACCAAATGGTCACAGACTCTTCTTACATGATATTAGAAGAGTTGCAGTGCGAGCTGCTGTTGCAATGGGCGAGCAAGGCGATGTTGTT GTTGTCACTGGAAAAGGGAATGATACTTATCAGATGGAAGGCGATAAGAAGGAGTTCTTTGATGACAGGGAAGAGTGCCGAGAAGCACTGCAATACGTTGATCAATTGCATCGATCTGGAATAGATACCTCTGAGTTTCCATGGCG GTTACCAGAAAGCCACTGA